tcaaccatcttcatcttcttcattgaaaCTAAAGGTTTTTCATCTTCACTATCTTTGTTCATCACACCATTTACCACCAAAAACCTCTCTTATATTAACCTCCTTCCAACCTCAAAATAATCTccaaacaccctccaaataccctccttaaacctcctccaaaaaccctttcaaatcactacaaccatcaccaccttgctGTTTATCGACATTAGAATCTTCAAGTCAAAAACGAAGAAAACTGGGCTCGTTACAAGCACAATAAGACTAGGGAGATTTTaaccatcaattcttcaggacattacctacatctacaaattttcgtggacgattttgaccacgggaaaccccaaagagacgcgagagagaattggctatccagagagatttctgttttcgagttcaaaatcttcatgttagaaaacaaaaaaccgagcacaacacagccaaaatactactagagAGATTTTCACAATCAATTCTTCAGAACCTTACCTACATATAGAAATTTTTGTGGACGATTTTGAgcacgggaaaccccaaagagaggcaagagagaattggctatccagagagatttactccgaaaatctacatccatcaccacccaaagctccttcaacttcaccatctttgttgccttacaccaccaaaattaAAACCTTATTCCACAtcctaacaccctccaaatacccactCCAACCTCATCAAATCTCCTCAAACACCCTATACCCGTATACAAATACATGACTCGTGTACTTTGCATTGTTTTGTAAACAACCcatttacatgaaaatgaactttttacCGGATTGATCattgaacaaatatcgaccaatCGCTCCAAGAGTCGCAATATCGACCAGTCCATTCaaagaacaaatatcgaccagtcgttccatgagtccagttcagtcaatttattgacgaacctacttgatatatatttatattcttatatactttattatagctttatgtcatttaaatatagtcatttatattatttatagcttgATGTTATTTAAATAcaatcatttatattatttattgctttacgtcatttaaatacagtcatttatattattattgctttcagtcatttatagctttcatatttatacttattccgcaattattattcgttatatatatctatatcttaTGCCTTTAACTCATATATCTGTCATATAATAACTGGTAACCGAGCCTTTTGTTGTGGTaatcagatttttatatttccaacaatcgATATCTGAGCTaatataaaaggaataatatccaacaattggtatcagagcttgtgtgatttaccttgaaatttttgtcgaaaaacttttggttatagcgtttataaaccttccataagtttttctttaaaattttcattttaatatcaCTTGTTCGAACtcctttaaaaaaaaaattcaaaaaaaaatgtcTTTGGCAAATTACTCCAACATGAACTCTGTGTCCATTGCAAATAGCTTAGGATCTGGTTCACGGGCACCCATACTTATTCCTGAAGAGTATAATTCGTGGGTTGGCCGTATGAATCTTCATCTTAACGCTATAAATGAAGATATCTGGAAGTGTGTAGAAGGAACATATGTTACTCCAGAAAATATGGCTACTCTTGCTACAAATCAAGCCACTCAAACCGATATCATAAGAAAGTTGGAACTCCAAGCCAAAAAGGAACTTGTGTCTGGAATACCTCACAATATTCTAAGTCAAATGGATGACATTATGATGTTAACCGCAAATCAAATTTAGGAAAATTTGAAAAATCGTTTTTGTGGAAATAAAAGAATTATCGGAAACAAAAGAACATCTGTTTTGAATGAATTCGATAATTTCAAAATGCTTTCATCAGAAACTATCCATGATACTCATGATAGGttcaatttgattatggttaaaaTGAACAATTTCGGTATCAAAAAGACACAACACGAGATAAATctcaagtttttaaacaatcttTTCGAAAGCTGGAAAATGGTTAAACTCATTATTTAGGGAAATCCAGCTATTCATACCGAATCTTTGTACAATTTGTATGGAGAActtcaatcgtatgaatccttgaTTAACCCACCAACCACTGCAGCttttggaggaccacttgctcttgtgTCCACAACTTCACAAAACCAAACACCTTTCATTGATCAAAACTTTAATCATTTTAATCAGACTACATCTTTTCAAAACCAAACCTTCCAGTCTGATTCGAATGATGAAGCAGATTATCAACAACTGTGTGCTTTGGTTGCAAACACAAATCTCCAGAGATTTATCCCAAATCATGGTCAAtcaaattttagaccaaattttcaaccaagaccatcttttggacaaaataacTCAAGTTTTCAACCAAGACCATCTTTTGGACAAAACAACTCAGGTTTTCAACCTAGACCTTACTTTGGACAAAATTCTCAAAGACCTTCTTTCCAAAATAACTCAAACCAAGGTTTTCTTAACCATGGATTTCAAAACGATCCCAACTCAGGTCATAATCACAATCCAAACAAcagttttcaaaatcaaaacagaTGTTTCCGAAATCAAGgttacaacaatcaaaacaatggttttcaaaacaaccaaaattttggATTCCAACAAAACCATTCTCAACCTTCCCAACAAGCCCAAACTCAAGCACCTGAAAGACATCCGATTAAGAGTCaaaaggatgacagtgatgaagaTGTGATCATTTGTTACAACTGCAAAGGAACTAATCACTATGCCAGAGAATGTCGagccaaaaacaaaaccaaaatcaaagactCAGCATAGTATGCTCAAAGAGCCGATGAATTGAAGAAGCTGGAAAACCAAGAAAAGATAAAAACATTGATGGCAATCCATGAACCAAGCGTAGAATACTGGCCAACATCTGATGACGAAGCTGATAATGAACAAGCACAATCAAACTTCTGCTTCGTAGCTGGTGTTGAAATACCTTCAAGAGCTCCAAACGTCATAGAACAGGTATGGTCTATGATCTCTGAACttggtttttccaaaacaatttttgagtCCCACATAACCAAAATTGAGACTAGTCTGGAAACTGATCTCAAAACATATCATGACACAATggtcaattatgatatttgcaaatCTGAGTTACAAACCTTGCAACTCAAATTTGGAGAATCAACAAGAACTAAAAGCAAATTGGAAAGAGACGTTGAAAGAAAACCAGAAGATTATAATCACGTCTTGGAACAATTAAATCAGTCCCTAATTCAAAAAAGGGATTTGGAACTAAAAAATCAGTCAATCATTTCTTCTGAAACAAAAGATGTTTTAGAAATGGAAATCCTTCAGTTGAAACAAGACTTTCAAGAATCAACTGATAAATACAATATTCTAAATGAAAAACTGACTGATTCTTTAAAACAAATCAATTCTCTTAAAACCGAG
The genomic region above belongs to Lactuca sativa cultivar Salinas chromosome 4, Lsat_Salinas_v11, whole genome shotgun sequence and contains:
- the LOC111894923 gene encoding uncharacterized protein LOC111894923 is translated as MSLANYSNMNSVSIANSLGSGSRAPILIPEEYNSWVGRMNLHLNAINEDIWKCVEGTYVTPENMATLATNQATQTDIIRKLELQAKKELVSGIPHNILSQMDDIMIIIGNKRTSVLNEFDNFKMLSSETIHDTHDRFNLIMGNPAIHTESLYNLYGELQSYESLINPPTTAAFGGPLALVSTTSQNQTPFIDQNFNHFNQTTSFQNQTFQSDSNDEADYQQLCALVANTNLQRFIPNHEYWPTSDDEADNEQAQSNFCFVAGVEIPSRAPNVIEQVWSMISELGFSKTIFESHITKIETSLETDLKTYHDTMVNYDICKSELQTLQLKFGESTRTKSKLERDVERKPEDYNHVLEQLNQSLIQKRDLELKNQSIISSETKDVLEMEILQLKQDFQESTDKYNILNEKLTDSLKQINSLKTENKRLIWNMDSIKVARKLSDDIFTKANTLGTDKIDTNYRPGIGRESFAIKQAKEENMTHCENSASTLPDLFTSVNEEDSDDETVINCSPDDNAFSVSKKSFKRVVNSETNSASSLTHQIKHTDGTTKLKNFLNGENSSYEDGSTSIPTVLNAGEPNDDTWYIDSGYSKHMTGNRNYLRDFKPIQTNQDVTFGNNMKAKIKGYGNITNGNFTIKKVAFVDDLKHNLISVSQLCDNILEVLFTKQRSLIMDTKTKDVIVDSDRAGNMYPLDMDLIYGKPDICLLSKAPADISWLWHRRLSHLNFGYINKLIGDDLVRGLPLLKLDNETLCAAC